In one Magallana gigas chromosome 9, xbMagGiga1.1, whole genome shotgun sequence genomic region, the following are encoded:
- the LOC105334103 gene encoding ubiquitin carboxyl-terminal hydrolase 2 isoform X4 — protein sequence MNCCKKRTDMSSNRKSGNIRMQHLKQQTQRSKELQKTTQQFVNQSQTPRKNEHSYNLRSKAVETSQSMVRSLRSTETPKVHTFGRNVKSNRKIQSEFIPQSDTTFAANSNSGIHNSVQNDKLPDILGTKKHIPEYDTQMRPMDNYNLLIKPKRQPPQSLPNIGNTCYANALLQVLGQTPDFYEIVEEACKRETTTKRVTSSFGDLLKHMCTPTFRSIQISVRSFMNNISSREREFMIGYQNDCHSFFLTLLSELHDENPARDITSLFEIEMVDEFIFGSCRHTEITDSQILRSITIPSNSLRIEDGFRELLSEEHFDEEDVPCRQCNRRGFKKTAKAMKFRRLPPILVLQLGCFQEMHYGGHTHIAKSSRRIRFCESVNVPLANGAQDHVTYDLYGVVNHHGSSYGGHYTSYVKQLSSPGDQGPWYYCNDSHIDKANVYTALTSSDAYMLFYKRSQ from the exons ATGAATTGTTGCAAGAAAAGAACGGATATGTCATCGAATCG AAAAAGCGGAAATATTCGTATGCAACATCTCAAACAACAAACTCAAAGAAGTAAAGAATTACAGAAAACAACTCAGCAATTTGTAAATCAGTCACAAACTCcaagaaaaaatgaacattCATACAATCTACGAAGTAAAGCAGTTGAAACATCTC AGTCAATGGTTAGATCTCTG CGTTCTACAGAAACACCAAAAGTACATACGTTCGGAAGGAATGTCAAATCCAACAGAAAGATTCAATCTGAATTC ATTCCACAGTCTGATACTACGTTTGCTGCAAATTCAAACAGTGGAATCCATAATTCTGttcaaaatgataaattaccTGATATACTCGGCACAAAGAAGCATATTCCGGAGTATGATACACAG ATGCGACCAATGGATAATTACAACTTGCTGATTAAACCAAAAAGACAACCACCACAA AGTTTACCCAACATTGGAAACACGTGCTATGCAAACGCCTTGTTACAG GTTCTCGGTCAAACAcctgatttttatgaaattgttgAAGAAGCCTGCAAAAGAGAAACCACG ACAAAACGAGTCACTTCTTCATTTGGGGACCTTCTTAAACACATGTGCACACCAACTTTCCGGAGCATACAGATATCTGTCAGAAGTTTTATGAACAACATTTCAAGCAG AGAGAGGGAGTTCATGATTGGTTACCAGAATGACTGTCATTCATTCTTCTTGACACTGTTGAGTGAACTACATGATGAAAATCCAGCAAGgg ATATAACATCTCTGTTTGAAATAGAAATGGTTGACGAATTCATATTTGGTTCCTGCCGACAT ACAGAAATAACTGATTCCCAGATTTTAAGAAGTATCACAATTCCCTCTAATTCGCTT CGTATTGAAGATGGTTTTCGTGAACTTCTGTCTGAAGAACATTTTGATGAGGAAGATGTACCATGCAGACAGTGTAATAGACGAG GATTTAAAAAAACGGCGAAGGCAATGAAATTCAGACGATTGCCACCAATTCTTGTTCTTCAACTTGGATGTTTCCAAGAG ATGCACTATGGAGGACATACTCATATTGCCAAATCATCCAGAAGGATTCGCTTTTGTGAAAGTGTGAATGTTCCTTTGGCG AACGGAGCTCAAGACCACGTAACATACGATCTGTATGGCGTTGTGAATCACCACGGCTCGAGTTACGGCGGTCATTACACGTCCTATGTGAAACAGTTATCATCACCCGGAGATCAGGGTCCTTGGTATTACTGTAATGACAGCCACATCGATAAGGCTAATGTATATACTGCACTGACATCATCTGATGCTTATATGTTGTTTTACAAACGTTCACAGTAG